One genomic segment of Fervidobacterium pennivorans includes these proteins:
- a CDS encoding 2-hydroxyacid dehydrogenase: MKVLFLTKMIDYFLQRIEDLKKEFSSDFFIVPKNREEAQKHIEDADVIVSGSLTKEQVLNAKKLKFVLVPWAGVNGLPLDLLDERNIIIANNHGNGKIVAERALGLALALLGRIVEYHNDLAKGVWHGYEAGAKPEDFWYSLQGKRVTILGLGTIGKHLAKLLCGFECEIMGFKRNVEPVKGVNYVTNNLEEAIKFGKVIFVTLPLTKETYHLINKEIISQMQGKFLVNVGRGQIIEEEALYYALKNGILAGAAIDTWYLYPDSDHTVQLPSRYPIHTLKNVVISPHVGGFTIEGQVGRIDETIENLRRILSGGMPKNIVDLKSEY; the protein is encoded by the coding sequence GTGAAAGTACTCTTTCTTACTAAAATGATAGACTATTTTCTGCAACGCATTGAGGACCTAAAAAAGGAATTCTCCAGTGATTTCTTCATTGTCCCAAAAAATAGAGAAGAAGCGCAGAAACACATTGAAGATGCGGATGTAATAGTGAGTGGAAGTTTGACAAAAGAACAAGTTTTAAACGCAAAGAAACTGAAATTCGTTTTAGTTCCTTGGGCAGGGGTTAATGGACTACCTTTAGACTTATTAGATGAAAGGAATATTATCATTGCAAATAACCACGGTAATGGAAAAATTGTCGCGGAGAGAGCTTTGGGATTAGCATTAGCACTTTTGGGTAGGATTGTAGAATACCACAACGACCTTGCAAAAGGTGTTTGGCACGGTTACGAAGCAGGGGCAAAACCTGAAGATTTCTGGTATTCGCTTCAAGGAAAGCGCGTAACAATTCTTGGACTTGGCACTATTGGAAAACACTTAGCTAAGTTGTTGTGCGGTTTTGAGTGTGAAATAATGGGATTTAAGAGGAATGTTGAACCTGTCAAAGGGGTGAACTATGTAACCAACAATCTTGAAGAAGCAATAAAATTTGGGAAAGTTATTTTCGTAACTTTGCCACTCACAAAGGAAACATATCATCTTATAAATAAAGAAATCATATCACAAATGCAAGGAAAGTTTTTGGTGAACGTCGGTCGAGGACAGATTATTGAAGAAGAGGCGTTGTACTATGCCCTGAAAAATGGAATTCTTGCAGGTGCTGCAATTGACACATGGTATTTGTATCCTGATTCCGACCACACGGTTCAACTCCCATCTAGATATCCAATCCATACTTTAAAAAACGTGGTTATTTCACCACATGTTGGAGGTTTTACGATAGAAGGACAAGTGGGACGAATAGATGAAACTATTGAAAATCTTAGAAGAATTCTTTCTGGTGGAATGCCAAAGAACATTGTTGACTTGAAAAGTGAGTACTGA
- a CDS encoding inorganic phosphate transporter, whose protein sequence is MITLFTILVGMFMAFTIGANDVANGMATAVGAKAITPKQAAFLASFLEFLGAVMFGATVTKTIANGIVSIEHITNPNHIIYGALSALLAAATWVLIATVFAMPVSTTHSIIGGMIGFGLVSGGVRVVYWSNLGKIVLSWIISPVVGGLLSFVVFKVIVLTILHRPSPLKAAKKVAPVLIGFTFFLISFLFSLKTLKKPYNVSLLAGLVFFVVAFVLSYLLLRRVINNKSNEYDAVEDIFRHVQVMTSAYVCFSHGANDVANAVGPVALILMIRQAGTANLGAIEIPKYILFIGGLGIALRVLLYGYKVMETIGYNITELNNTRGFSVDFGTATTVLLSSIFGFPISTTHTVVGAVTGVGLARGIEVINIGILRDILISWFITIPFSAGASAILYLILTRLF, encoded by the coding sequence GTGATTACACTCTTCACCATACTTGTCGGAATGTTTATGGCATTTACTATAGGTGCAAACGACGTGGCAAATGGTATGGCAACAGCCGTTGGTGCAAAGGCAATAACGCCAAAACAAGCAGCCTTCCTTGCTTCTTTTCTTGAATTTCTTGGTGCGGTTATGTTCGGCGCCACTGTTACAAAAACAATTGCAAATGGGATAGTTTCGATAGAACATATAACGAATCCAAATCACATTATATACGGTGCATTATCAGCACTTTTAGCTGCTGCTACTTGGGTCTTGATAGCAACTGTTTTTGCAATGCCTGTGTCTACAACACACTCAATAATTGGCGGAATGATAGGATTCGGACTCGTAAGTGGTGGGGTTAGGGTAGTTTATTGGTCGAATCTGGGAAAGATTGTGCTTTCTTGGATAATTTCTCCGGTAGTTGGTGGACTGCTTTCTTTTGTAGTTTTTAAAGTTATAGTTCTAACAATCTTGCACCGCCCAAGTCCGTTGAAAGCAGCTAAGAAAGTCGCCCCTGTTTTGATTGGTTTCACTTTCTTCCTCATTTCTTTCCTCTTCTCTCTTAAGACTCTCAAAAAGCCTTACAATGTTTCTCTCTTGGCTGGCTTGGTATTTTTTGTTGTTGCTTTTGTACTATCTTACTTGCTTCTAAGAAGAGTGATTAATAATAAAAGCAATGAATACGATGCCGTTGAAGATATATTTAGGCACGTCCAAGTCATGACATCTGCTTATGTTTGTTTTTCACATGGTGCTAACGATGTTGCAAATGCAGTTGGACCGGTAGCATTGATACTTATGATAAGACAAGCAGGGACAGCAAATCTAGGTGCTATAGAAATTCCAAAGTACATCCTATTCATTGGTGGACTCGGAATTGCCCTCAGAGTTTTACTATACGGTTACAAGGTCATGGAAACTATAGGGTATAACATTACAGAACTCAATAACACGAGAGGCTTCTCTGTCGATTTTGGAACAGCAACAACGGTACTATTATCATCGATATTTGGTTTTCCTATCAGCACGACTCACACCGTCGTTGGTGCGGTTACTGGAGTAGGACTCGCGCGTGGAATCGAAGTTATAAACATAGGTATACTTAGGGATATACTTATCTCATGGTTTATAACAATCCCATTCTCAGCAGGTGCTAGTGCCATACTTTACTTAATTTTAACAAGGTTATTCTGA
- a CDS encoding DUF47 domain-containing protein: MANIFQKLIPYRSPLELLSEHSKLCAKAANLMYTAVEKYLNNTSVDDLSKEVDKLEHAADQLKLQLRNIYSKLKWTYFNKADFLDILHNVDSIIDLTDDVVKVLTINRIDHVPEDIKAPVQELTDTVRKSVEHMDVIIQELKTVVESGFAPKEIEKEDQGVETVEAEERSSDKLGLELGKKLFAKKNEMNPVDIMFLNNVVILLMRIEDRARNVVERIRMITHS; encoded by the coding sequence ATGGCGAACATTTTTCAAAAATTGATACCTTACCGTTCCCCTCTTGAATTACTGAGTGAACACTCAAAACTCTGCGCAAAGGCAGCAAATTTGATGTATACAGCTGTTGAGAAATATCTGAACAACACCTCAGTAGATGACCTATCCAAAGAAGTAGACAAGTTGGAACACGCCGCTGATCAACTTAAACTCCAACTTAGGAATATATATAGCAAACTCAAATGGACATATTTTAACAAGGCAGATTTTCTTGACATACTCCATAACGTGGATTCTATTATCGATTTGACAGACGATGTGGTTAAGGTCTTAACAATAAACCGGATAGACCATGTGCCGGAAGATATTAAAGCTCCCGTTCAGGAACTTACAGATACTGTTAGGAAGAGTGTGGAGCACATGGATGTAATAATTCAGGAACTTAAGACCGTTGTGGAATCTGGTTTTGCACCAAAGGAAATTGAGAAGGAAGACCAAGGTGTAGAAACTGTTGAAGCGGAGGAACGCTCATCGGACAAACTTGGTTTGGAACTTGGTAAAAAATTGTTCGCAAAGAAAAATGAGATGAACCCCGTCGATATAATGTTCTTAAACAATGTCGTAATTCTTCTTATGAGAATTGAAGACAGAGCAAGAAATGTTGTTGAGCGAATCAGAATGATAACGCATAGTTAA
- a CDS encoding alpha/beta hydrolase: protein MESKKRISYVVLLLLTILIIAFITWAYSPLKPAEEVKEYLQSSNYVEVIREKNIYFIPRNFKKNYFENVGIIFYPGGHVDYTAYAPLAYRLAEKGITTVILNVPLSFAIFDVDSARTIINGTRFSDKEWFLAGHSLGGVAASEFLVKHPELVGIKVKGIIFLASYPARDISYLPIKSLCIYGSEDGILPPKTIKEKKALFPSSTEYVEILGGNHSQFGSYGLQKGDKEAKISAHEQISIVVKAIKEFLEKYTSQR from the coding sequence ATGGAAAGCAAAAAACGAATATCTTATGTGGTCTTACTTCTTTTAACAATACTCATAATTGCTTTTATCACTTGGGCATACAGTCCTTTAAAACCTGCTGAAGAAGTGAAAGAATATTTACAATCATCAAATTACGTAGAAGTAATACGGGAAAAGAACATATATTTCATACCAAGAAATTTTAAAAAGAACTATTTTGAAAACGTTGGCATTATTTTTTATCCTGGGGGGCATGTTGACTACACTGCTTATGCACCTCTTGCTTATCGCCTTGCCGAAAAGGGAATAACAACAGTGATATTAAACGTTCCATTAAGTTTTGCGATTTTCGATGTGGACTCAGCGAGAACAATAATAAATGGTACGAGGTTTTCAGATAAGGAATGGTTCCTGGCAGGGCACTCTCTTGGCGGTGTGGCGGCTTCTGAGTTCTTAGTTAAACATCCAGAGTTAGTTGGAATCAAGGTCAAAGGGATTATTTTCCTGGCTTCATACCCAGCAAGAGATATTTCATACTTGCCTATAAAATCACTGTGCATCTACGGTTCCGAAGATGGTATTTTACCTCCTAAAACGATTAAGGAAAAGAAAGCTCTTTTCCCATCATCAACGGAATACGTTGAAATACTTGGAGGTAATCACTCACAATTTGGGAGCTATGGTCTTCAGAAAGGTGATAAGGAAGCTAAAATCAGCGCACACGAGCAAATAAGCATTGTGGTTAAAGCCATCAAAGAGTTCTTAGAGAAATATACGTCTCAAAGATAG
- a CDS encoding SET domain-containing protein, whose product MTFIVNIHGTSAGRAHTFPIGISQLRKMFDLEGIIPATDIYLGDFTIRNIIDIWNINEILKATTKKPFGVMEFECGNGDYGNNLGERIDPNATVHKAVISYILGNRFLNYYLFSGGVNPKLRKEVKDGNGRIAFTGEEHGFAAPIKPNGELDYTYEYVKFANEFLTSLERQLGKDFSLVYDNVLIGYLDEYYRTEYAYGIGNRKRSDIEIHRGYNFWDSFLKTLFVMGFRYKFVDLEFSKPNVDQLLILPTAKYVSKSVQENIVRFIEKGGKVIFYGDLPVFDEFGSKCTILIDYLNIKPGREFLPSPHFYLSVSSPDNLFREFRTDWAREIITKDNEKCSSSILAYVTQENAACSVFLHQMNTLFIAAHFNTNFIFFNRIFEIMGLKPHIRVLAEDKDKIGTLLFALENMKTREKFLLAVNIDNFPKKVRIMIDDVEIGIRNVSPKEIIFEKISD is encoded by the coding sequence GTGACATTTATCGTGAACATTCACGGAACTTCGGCTGGAAGAGCACATACTTTCCCGATAGGTATTTCACAACTCAGGAAGATGTTTGATTTAGAAGGTATAATTCCTGCAACAGATATTTATTTAGGAGACTTCACGATAAGAAATATCATCGACATATGGAATATAAATGAGATACTTAAAGCTACAACGAAGAAACCTTTTGGGGTAATGGAGTTCGAGTGTGGAAATGGAGACTATGGAAACAATTTGGGTGAAAGAATAGACCCGAACGCTACAGTTCACAAGGCAGTCATTTCCTACATTCTGGGCAATAGGTTCCTCAATTACTACCTATTTTCCGGAGGAGTAAACCCAAAGTTAAGAAAAGAAGTTAAAGATGGAAATGGTCGAATAGCTTTTACTGGTGAAGAGCATGGATTTGCAGCACCAATAAAACCGAATGGTGAACTCGATTATACATACGAATATGTAAAATTCGCTAACGAGTTCTTAACAAGCCTCGAAAGGCAGCTGGGAAAGGATTTTTCATTGGTCTATGACAATGTATTAATCGGATATTTAGACGAGTATTATCGCACAGAGTATGCTTACGGAATTGGTAATAGAAAGCGCTCTGATATTGAAATTCACAGGGGATACAATTTTTGGGATAGTTTCTTGAAAACGCTATTTGTTATGGGATTTAGATATAAATTCGTCGACCTTGAATTTTCAAAACCTAATGTCGACCAGCTTTTAATCCTTCCTACAGCAAAATACGTGTCAAAGAGCGTGCAAGAAAATATCGTAAGATTCATTGAAAAAGGTGGAAAAGTTATTTTTTATGGTGATCTTCCCGTTTTTGATGAATTTGGTTCTAAATGCACCATTTTGATTGATTATCTGAATATAAAACCTGGCAGAGAATTCCTACCTTCACCTCACTTTTATCTTTCGGTAAGTTCACCAGATAATCTGTTCCGCGAGTTTAGAACCGACTGGGCACGTGAGATAATCACTAAAGACAACGAGAAGTGCAGTTCTTCTATCTTAGCCTACGTTACTCAGGAGAATGCAGCTTGTTCGGTATTCCTACATCAGATGAACACACTATTTATTGCTGCACATTTTAATACCAATTTCATTTTCTTCAACCGCATATTCGAAATAATGGGCTTGAAACCGCATATTAGAGTTTTGGCAGAAGACAAAGACAAAATTGGAACGCTCTTATTCGCATTGGAGAATATGAAAACTCGAGAAAAATTTTTACTTGCTGTTAATATAGACAACTTCCCCAAAAAAGTTAGAATAATGATTGACGATGTCGAAATTGGAATCAGAAACGTATCTCCGAAGGAGATTATTTTCGAGAAAATTTCTGATTAA
- a CDS encoding glucoamylase family protein, which yields MKTKNNRYGTVPPCGAIGSVVFTPDIVEETVRYYFEHVPQLWGYYGFKDAFNLDRDWVSRIYIGIDKGIELLMIENYKTGLLWDITMRNKYIKDGLQKLSFHQTNKE from the coding sequence GTGAAAACAAAGAATAATCGGTATGGCACAGTACCACCTTGTGGTGCTATTGGGTCCGTGGTTTTTACACCAGACATAGTTGAAGAAACTGTGAGATATTATTTCGAACACGTGCCCCAGTTATGGGGTTACTACGGTTTTAAGGATGCTTTCAATTTAGACAGAGATTGGGTGTCAAGAATTTACATTGGTATAGACAAAGGTATAGAACTGCTAATGATCGAAAATTACAAGACAGGTCTACTTTGGGACATCACAATGAGAAACAAATATATCAAAGATGGATTGCAAAAGTTAAGTTTTCATCAAACTAACAAGGAATAA
- a CDS encoding SHOCT domain-containing protein produces MRFYGFGPWLVSGCRAGFGGWLYNTLWWLRPIISFGLFLIAVFVIYKLFFAKSNLLRKKDNAIEILKERFVKGEISEEEYRKMRSILEEKE; encoded by the coding sequence ATGAGATTTTATGGTTTTGGTCCTTGGTTAGTATCTGGATGTAGAGCAGGTTTTGGAGGTTGGCTATACAACACCCTTTGGTGGCTTAGACCTATAATATCATTTGGACTCTTTCTTATTGCAGTTTTTGTAATTTATAAACTGTTTTTTGCAAAGTCTAACCTTTTAAGAAAAAAGGACAATGCTATTGAAATTCTCAAAGAACGTTTCGTAAAAGGTGAGATAAGTGAAGAAGAATACAGAAAGATGAGAAGTATACTTGAAGAAAAAGAATAA
- a CDS encoding DUF4382 domain-containing protein — MKKVFFVFVLSVIVLVLFSCSQLNLFEPRKSAVSVVLSSGVDGDGDTVKPQEYSSVNLQGIYREQAPWVKDIQHLYVKVSKFSYKYSTGPGAGKWATPTVVDKEVDLVNLTDEATWLTFDIPNGAVIVALGFEVEQATITINGSNFHVNIPSEKAKIVIPNLNWQVKTDESQIVLAIDWTRSIIKIGPESYMLVPRVAYRWRGELKKLWAIYGDILINDATPTVPLLIGLFEGTDTTATPTVLKMRRPRDDAYFWLGKHPAGTYTVVVWDNVTWYWDGDRYSIEGRKATETTFEHGKTTANTELHLRYSTSE; from the coding sequence ATGAAAAAGGTATTCTTCGTGTTTGTATTGAGTGTCATAGTATTGGTACTTTTTAGTTGCAGCCAACTAAACTTGTTTGAACCAAGAAAGTCGGCGGTATCTGTTGTGCTTTCTTCCGGAGTTGACGGCGACGGCGACACCGTAAAGCCGCAAGAATATTCATCAGTGAACTTGCAAGGCATCTACAGAGAACAAGCTCCATGGGTAAAAGATATTCAACATTTATACGTTAAAGTTTCGAAATTCTCTTACAAATATTCAACAGGACCTGGTGCTGGAAAATGGGCCACACCAACAGTTGTTGATAAAGAAGTGGACCTTGTGAACTTAACTGACGAAGCAACTTGGTTAACTTTTGATATTCCAAATGGAGCGGTTATAGTTGCACTCGGTTTTGAAGTTGAGCAGGCAACAATAACAATAAATGGTTCGAATTTTCATGTGAACATTCCTTCAGAGAAGGCAAAAATAGTGATTCCAAATCTCAACTGGCAAGTAAAAACCGATGAGTCACAGATAGTCCTTGCGATCGATTGGACAAGGAGTATCATTAAGATAGGTCCAGAAAGCTACATGCTTGTCCCAAGGGTCGCGTATCGTTGGCGTGGAGAATTGAAGAAGTTGTGGGCGATTTACGGAGACATACTGATTAACGATGCAACACCAACTGTCCCATTGCTTATCGGTTTGTTCGAAGGAACGGACACAACAGCTACACCAACAGTGCTAAAAATGAGAAGACCACGAGATGATGCTTACTTCTGGCTCGGAAAACATCCAGCTGGAACGTATACTGTAGTAGTTTGGGATAATGTTACATGGTATTGGGATGGAGATAGATACAGTATTGAAGGAAGAAAGGCAACTGAAACAACATTTGAACATGGTAAAACAACAGCAAATACAGAGTTGCATTTGAGATATTCGACTAGTGAGTAA
- a CDS encoding ABC transporter ATP-binding protein, with amino-acid sequence MENITIKALGLTKKFGDFTAVDNVNLSVNRGEIFGFLGPNGAGKTTTIRMLTGVLKPTSGKVEILGLDMKDHETEIKRKIGVVPDEPKIYEHLKGYEFLDFVIAIYRLNKQELKNRIEELCNAFGVDYLSKFVGEMSHGMKQKLMLISVLMRKPEVLFLDEPTVGLDARSAKILKELLRKYADEGTTIFMTTHILEIAEKMCDRVAIINKGQIIAESYVAELKEKHGKSLEDIFLSLTATEDIRDIVENL; translated from the coding sequence ATGGAGAATATTACTATCAAAGCCTTAGGACTCACAAAAAAATTCGGCGATTTTACAGCCGTGGATAATGTGAACTTAAGTGTTAACCGTGGTGAAATATTTGGATTTCTTGGACCAAACGGTGCAGGAAAGACAACTACCATAAGAATGCTAACGGGGGTTTTGAAACCAACAAGCGGAAAGGTAGAAATACTTGGGCTTGATATGAAGGACCACGAAACCGAGATAAAAAGAAAAATAGGCGTGGTTCCGGATGAACCTAAGATATATGAACATCTAAAAGGTTACGAATTTTTAGACTTCGTTATCGCAATTTACAGATTGAACAAGCAAGAATTGAAAAACCGTATAGAAGAATTATGTAATGCCTTTGGTGTAGATTACCTCTCGAAATTTGTTGGTGAGATGTCTCACGGAATGAAACAAAAATTAATGCTCATTTCCGTACTCATGAGAAAACCCGAAGTTCTTTTCTTAGATGAACCAACCGTTGGACTTGATGCAAGAAGCGCAAAGATATTGAAAGAATTACTTCGAAAATATGCAGACGAAGGAACAACGATATTCATGACGACTCACATACTCGAGATAGCAGAAAAGATGTGCGATCGAGTTGCCATTATCAATAAAGGGCAGATTATTGCTGAAAGCTACGTCGCCGAGTTGAAAGAGAAACATGGAAAATCACTTGAAGATATCTTCCTTTCGCTTACAGCAACCGAAGACATTAGAGACATTGTAGAAAACCTGTAA
- the ribH gene encoding 6,7-dimethyl-8-ribityllumazine synthase translates to MEGKTAQLRLKIQEGTYDGSGLKFAIIVPRFNSSVTERLLEGAIDCLIRHNVREEDITIVRVPGSMEVVFVLNHLINFHSDKFDAIIVLGAVIQGETYHFNIVANEIGKAVAHFNSISKIPITFGVLTTETVEQALNRAGIKSGNKGFEAALAALEMANLKRVLDSSKSSVIK, encoded by the coding sequence ATGGAAGGTAAAACCGCACAACTAAGACTTAAAATCCAAGAAGGTACGTACGACGGGAGTGGTTTGAAGTTTGCCATCATTGTTCCAAGGTTCAACAGCTCAGTAACAGAAAGACTCCTTGAAGGAGCGATAGACTGTTTGATAAGGCACAACGTCAGAGAAGAGGACATCACGATAGTACGTGTTCCAGGAAGTATGGAAGTTGTATTTGTACTTAACCATCTGATTAACTTCCACTCCGACAAATTCGATGCTATCATCGTACTAGGAGCTGTCATACAAGGTGAAACATACCACTTCAACATAGTTGCTAACGAGATAGGAAAAGCTGTTGCACATTTCAATTCAATATCAAAAATCCCTATAACTTTCGGTGTTCTAACAACAGAAACTGTGGAACAAGCATTGAATAGGGCAGGAATCAAGAGCGGTAACAAAGGTTTTGAGGCTGCCTTGGCTGCATTGGAAATGGCTAATTTGAAAAGAGTATTAGACAGCTCAAAATCTTCTGTGATAAAATAA
- a CDS encoding bifunctional 3,4-dihydroxy-2-butanone-4-phosphate synthase/GTP cyclohydrolase II — protein sequence MDEELIQSIRDDFLNGKPVIVVDEEREIEADFVYPAELMNRQITEFFVRYGKGLFCVVGPEENLLKRGFFRLPSNYGANYFVPIDWGSGTGISTVERAITCNKISDESTTLQDFKYPGHVTLIGAKGFTTRRGHSESSVELVRLLGFKPFSCIVEILDENGDSHNLEYVKHLAKQFKLKVLTINQIWKLYVKHEQLIKVKSTARLPTEYGEFEIYAFDNRLDGKEHVAIVKKWPDQSIPLVRIHSECFTGDTLSSLRCDCGSQLSSALKRIAENGGILIYLRQEGRGIGLTNKINAYHLQDKGLDTYEANITLGFKPDERDYTAAYQILKSLGVKRIVLLTNNPEKVKQLEDFGVHVERTERLFGRVTEHNKFYLKTKMVRFNHLLKDIEGLV from the coding sequence ATGGATGAAGAACTTATACAATCTATCAGAGATGACTTTTTAAATGGTAAACCTGTGATTGTCGTTGACGAAGAACGCGAAATTGAAGCGGATTTCGTCTACCCGGCAGAGTTGATGAATAGACAAATAACCGAATTCTTTGTACGTTATGGAAAAGGTCTTTTCTGTGTCGTCGGTCCAGAAGAAAATCTTCTTAAAAGGGGATTTTTCAGACTACCTTCCAATTACGGAGCTAATTATTTCGTCCCCATTGACTGGGGTTCTGGGACAGGTATAAGCACAGTCGAAAGAGCTATAACTTGTAACAAAATCTCCGACGAAAGTACAACGCTTCAAGACTTTAAATACCCTGGTCATGTAACGTTAATAGGTGCAAAAGGTTTCACCACTCGGCGTGGACACAGCGAGTCTTCGGTCGAGCTTGTTAGATTGTTAGGATTTAAACCTTTCAGCTGCATTGTAGAAATTCTCGATGAAAATGGAGACTCTCACAATTTAGAGTACGTGAAACACTTGGCTAAACAATTCAAATTAAAGGTTCTTACTATAAACCAGATTTGGAAATTATACGTAAAGCATGAACAACTCATAAAGGTAAAATCCACAGCAAGGTTACCAACAGAATACGGCGAATTTGAAATCTATGCTTTTGATAACAGACTAGATGGAAAGGAACATGTAGCAATTGTAAAGAAATGGCCAGACCAATCAATTCCTCTTGTTCGCATTCACTCTGAATGTTTCACAGGTGACACGCTTTCTTCGCTAAGATGCGATTGTGGTAGTCAGCTTTCAAGCGCATTAAAAAGGATAGCCGAAAATGGAGGAATATTGATTTATCTAAGACAAGAAGGAAGAGGCATAGGTTTGACCAATAAAATTAACGCCTACCACTTGCAAGACAAAGGATTGGACACTTACGAGGCCAACATTACGCTTGGTTTCAAACCGGACGAACGCGACTATACTGCTGCCTACCAGATATTAAAATCCCTTGGTGTAAAGAGGATAGTATTACTCACAAACAATCCAGAGAAAGTTAAACAACTTGAGGACTTCGGCGTACACGTAGAAAGAACAGAGAGACTGTTTGGTAGAGTAACGGAGCATAACAAATTTTACCTGAAAACAAAGATGGTAAGATTCAATCACTTATTGAAAGACATCGAAGGCTTGGTTTAA
- a CDS encoding riboflavin synthase: MFTGIIQHVCKGYFDGKRLIVENPWRYPKDSSQCVFIGESISVNGACLTVVKVDENLHFDVGVETLNKTNLRFEKYFNLERALRVGDSLSGHYVTGHVDGTIIFLSKQNVKNSVLMTFKKPREYWAVTQKGSIALNGVSLTIASVSDETFTVQVIPHTLEKTNLKFLVPGSPVNYEIDIFARYMKGVLDIWMKNLYNLSEMTF; encoded by the coding sequence ATGTTCACAGGAATTATCCAGCATGTATGTAAAGGATACTTCGATGGTAAAAGGTTGATTGTTGAAAACCCTTGGCGATATCCCAAGGATAGTTCTCAGTGTGTTTTCATTGGTGAAAGTATATCCGTCAACGGCGCATGTTTAACCGTAGTTAAGGTTGACGAAAACCTACACTTTGATGTCGGAGTAGAAACCTTGAATAAGACAAACCTGCGTTTTGAAAAGTATTTTAACTTAGAACGAGCGTTAAGAGTTGGAGATTCGCTATCTGGTCATTACGTCACAGGACATGTAGATGGAACAATTATCTTCCTTTCAAAACAAAATGTGAAAAATTCTGTGCTTATGACTTTTAAAAAACCAAGAGAATACTGGGCAGTTACACAAAAAGGTTCCATAGCCCTCAACGGTGTAAGCTTAACAATAGCATCTGTATCCGATGAAACATTCACAGTCCAAGTAATTCCACACACTCTCGAGAAAACCAACTTAAAGTTCTTAGTCCCAGGTTCACCTGTAAATTATGAAATCGATATTTTTGCACGATACATGAAAGGGGTGTTAGATATATGGATGAAGAACTTATACAATCTATCAGAGATGACTTTTTAA